In the Alligator mississippiensis isolate rAllMis1 chromosome 7, rAllMis1, whole genome shotgun sequence genome, one interval contains:
- the LOC132251690 gene encoding olfactory receptor 5A2-like: MKNKTSVNYFVLLGISNNPYAQVFLFLVFLVIYLQTLLGNVMIMLAIRNEPHLQTPMYFFLFHLSFLDLCYSSVTVPNMLQNILTGKKTISLPGCITQMSFILLMGCTEAFMLSAMAYDRYVAVCTPLHYVRIMEKRLCGQLVGGTWLISALFSFVNTVPVLFLHFCGTNKINGLSCELPSLLALSCMETMVSQMVFLISFLLLAFLSFSITLVSYIYIICTILKIQSTAGRLKAFSTCSSHITVVVLYYVTGLFRYFRPGSVSLVALDRLFSIQYSVLTPMLNPIIYSLKNREVKRALRKILGKMKGKHVP, from the coding sequence ATGAAGAACAAAACCTCTGTCAACTACTTTGTTCTCTTGGGGATTTCCAATAATCCATACGCCCAGGTTTTCCTCTTCCTGGTCTTCTTAGTTATCTACCTGCAAACCCTACTAGGGAATGTGATGATCATGCTGGCAATAAGGAATGAGCCTCATCTTCAaacccccatgtactttttcctgttCCACTTGTCCTTCCTGGACCTCTGCTATTCCTCAGTCACCGTACCAAACATGCTGCAAAACATCCTAACAGGAAAGAAAACGATTTCCCTCCCTGGCTGCATTACACAGATGAGCTTCATTCTTCTGATGGGCTGCACAGAAGctttcatgctctcagcaatgGCTTATGACCGATACGTTGCCGTATGTACCCCGCTGCATTATGTGAGGATCATGGAAAAGCGATTGTGTGGACAATTGGTGGGTGGCACATGGTTAATTAGTGCATTATTTTCCTTTGTAAACACTGTTCCTGTGTTATTTCTACACTTTTGTGGGACCAACAAAATCAATGGTTTAAGCTGTGAGCTCCCATCCCTTTTAGCACTGTCCTGCATGGAGACCATGGTCAGCCAAATGGTGTTTCTCATATCATTTCTACTTCTAGCTTTTCTCTCATTCTCCATCACCTTGGTCTCGTATATCTACATTATCTGCACTATCTTGAAGATACAATCCACAGCTGGTAGACTTAAAGCTTtctccacctgcagctcccacataACCGTGGTGGTTTTGTATTATGTAACTGGGTTGTTCCGTTATTTTAGACCCGGCTCAGTTTCTTTGGTGGCTCTAGACAGACTGTTCTCCATCCAGTATAGTGTCTTAACCCCCATGTTAAATCCCATCATCTACAGCCTGAAAAACAGAGAAGTGAAAAGAGCTCTGAGGAAAATACTGGGGAAAATGAAAGGCAAACACGTGCCGTAA